A single Candidatus Methylomirabilota bacterium DNA region contains:
- a CDS encoding TadE/TadG family type IV pilus assembly protein yields MRRLGNQRGTSTLEFLVVLPTLLFIFLASLELSRAWLTSNIATNAAREGARVGVVTPPPDPNNPSFNNGPAVTRVNEVLSAANLTAASVAVTCSATACPPDSQVQATVVVNFETVVPLFLPVLGTPGSPLVLTETVRMRRE; encoded by the coding sequence ATGCGACGACTCGGCAATCAGCGAGGCACCTCCACGCTCGAGTTCCTCGTGGTCCTGCCGACGCTGCTGTTCATCTTCCTCGCGTCTCTCGAGCTGAGCCGGGCGTGGCTCACGTCGAACATCGCGACCAACGCCGCCCGGGAAGGCGCGCGGGTGGGGGTGGTCACGCCTCCTCCCGATCCGAACAACCCTTCGTTCAACAACGGGCCGGCTGTGACCCGGGTGAACGAGGTCCTCAGCGCGGCGAACCTCACCGCGGCCAGCGTAGCGGTGACGTGCTCCGCAACCGCCTGTCCGCCGGATTCTCAGGTACAAGCCACCGTGGTCGTCAATTTCGAGACTGTCGTGCCGCTGTTCCTACCCGTCCTGGGGACGCCAGGTAGCCCACTGGTACTCACGGAGACGGTCAGGATGCGGCGCGAATAG